Genomic DNA from Amycolatopsis alba DSM 44262:
GCCCCGGCGAGACAAGCGAAGAGTCGAAGGTGCCGCGAGAAGAGGGTGACCCCTTGTCGTCCCACTCGTCCGGGTCCGCGACCGCGAAGACGCCGCGCGCCCGCGCGTTCGCCTCACGCTGCTGGCCGGGGGCGGCGCGGGTCCAGAAGTCGTCGGTGGTGAAGGCCCAGCCCTGCCATTCCGTCACGCCCGCGGGCATCCCGGCGGCGTTGCGCACGGTCCAGCCGCCCGGCGCGTCGTGCGTCCAGCCGAGGACTCCGGCCGGGACACCGGTTTCGTCCTGCCGGGGCTTCAAAGCGGCCGTGTCGAAGACATCCGAAGGCGCGGCGCCGAGCGGGTAGCCGTCGTAGACCGCCGGAGCGGCGACGCCCAGATGCCGCAGCACCGTCGGCGCGATGTCGACGATCTTCGGCGCCACGGCGGGGGTTCCGGCCGGAACCGCGCCGCCCGCGGCGATCACGAACGTCATCCGTTCCTCGGGGCTGTCGCCGCCGTGGCCGCCGGACGCCGTGTGGCCGTGGTCGGCGGAGATCATGATCAGCCAGTCCTCGCCGCCGCGGTTCGCGCGCGCGTCGACGGCGGCGAGCAGGCGGCCGATCAGCGCGTCGTCGGTCCGCAGCGAGGCTTCGTACTGGGCGGAATCCGCGCCGTGGCCGTGACCGGCCTCGTCCGTCTGTCCGAAGTAGACGAATGACGCGTCGGCCTTGTCCTGCTTGAGATGCTTCTCGGCGTCGACGGTGACCTGCTCGTCGGTCTTCTCGTATCCGGCGCTGTCGCCGTTCTGGACGAACTTGCGGTCCTGGCCGGCGCGCAGGATCTTGTCGCCGATCGGCGTCCAGTCGACGGCGGCGTAGGTATCGAGCGCCGGGTTCGCGGTTTCGGCGCGGGCGAGCCAGCTCGGATGCGAGGCGAGGTCGTTGCCGGCGAAGGAGTTCTCCTTCACCTTGTGCTTGTCCGGCCAGACACCGGTGAGGATCGTGGACCAGCCGGGACCACTCACCGTCGGCGCCATCCCGCTGCCGTACAGGGAACTGCGCGAGGCAGATCCGCGCTTCACCAGCGCGTGGACGTTGGGGGTGTCGGCGGCCATCAACTTGTCGAACCGGGCGCCGTCCAGGCCGATGACCAGCACTTTCGGCGTCTTGGCCGCGGCGACGGCGACGCCGGACGTCAGCCCGGCGACGGCCGCCAAGGCCGACAGGAGGGAAAGCGTTCTGCGCACGAAAGCCTCCAGATAACTTGTTCGAACCAATTGTTCGTCAAGTTAGTGCGCCGAACTGTCTTCCCGATGAAGTCCGCGTGCCCCCGCGAAGGACTTCAGCCGACGGGCTCCAGCACCCGCGAGTCGTAGCCCTTGCGGGATTCGAGGATCCCGTCGAAGTTGGCGACCGACCATTCGCTGACCGCCATGAGCAGCTTGCTCGCGCTCGAACCGCGCTCGGTCAGCGCGTACTCGACGGTCGGCGGGGTGGTCGGGAAGACCGTGCGCGTGACCAGGCCGTCGCGTTCGAGGGCACGCAGGTTCTGGGTCAGCATCTTCTGGCTGATCCCGCCGACCGCGCGGCGCAGTTCACCGAACCGGTGCGGCCGCCGGGACAGCGCGCCGAGCACCAGCGCGGTCCACTTGTTGGCGAGCAGATCGAGGACGTCGCGGCACGGACAGTTCCGCAGATAGATGTCCCACGGCGATTCCGGCACTTCACAGGTAGTTTCCATCAGGTACCTAGTTTACCTTTAAGTGCCTTCTAGCGAGAAGTGACCAAGCGGCCGAACATGGAAAGCACCTACAACGGAGGAGCTTTCGATGCGCGTCGTGACCCAGCAGCGGCTTGGTGGCCCTGAAGTGCTGGAGGTGACCGAGACCGACCGTCCGGCCCCCGGCCCGACCGAGGTGCTCGTGCGGGTGCGCGCCGCCGGGATCAACCCGGTCGACTGGAAGACCCGTGCCTACGGCGTCTTCATGGGCGAGCCGCCGTTCGTCCTCGGCTGGGACGTGTCCGGGGTCGTGGAAAAACTCGGCGTCGGCACGACCCACTTCGCCGTGGGCGACGAGGTTCTCGGCTTCCCGTGGTTCCCGAGGCAGGCCGGCGGTTACGGCGAATACGTGACCGCGCCCGCCCGCCAGTTCGTGCGCAAACCCGCCGGGCTGAGCCACGAACAGGCCGCCGGGCTGCCGCTCGCCGGCCTCACCGCGTGGCAGGGCCTGGTGGACATCGCCGACGTCCGGCCCGGACAGCGTGTGCTGATCGACGCGGCGGCGGGCGGTGTCGGGCACCTCGCCGTCCAGGTGGCGAAGTCGCGCGGCGCGTACGTCCTCGGCACGGCGAGCGCCGGGAAGCACGACTTTCTCCGCGAACTCGGCGTCGACGAGCCGATCGACTACCGCGACGAGACCGCGACGGCGTCCGAGATGGACGTCGTGTTCGGACTGGTCGGCGAAGAGAGCGACCTGCGCTGGCTGGACGCTGTGAAGCCGGGCGGCCTGCTCATCGCGGTCCCCGGCGGCGTGAGCGAGGCTGTCGCCGCGAAGGCCGGGAAGCTCGGCGTGCGGACGTCGGGGATGCTCGCCGAACCCGATCAGCTCGGCCTGCTGGCGCTGACCGAGCTGATCGAGAAGGGCGAACTGCGCGTCCACGTCGAGCAGACGTTCCCGCTGGCGGACGTCGCCAAGGCGCACGAAGTCGGCGAAGGCGGCCGTGTCACCGGGAAGCTCGTCTTGACCGTCTGATCGCGCGTGAAGCGACCTAGCCGCGCGTAAGCACCTGCGGCAGCACGGTGGTCAGCCCCGTCCAGTCCGAGGTGAGCACCGAAGCGTGGTTCTTCGCCAGCAAGGCCGCCCGCGCGCTCGCCTGGTCCACTGTGGGCGCACGGGAGTCGATGGCCGGCGCGACGTTGTGCGCGTCGGTCATCACCACGTAGTAGTGGTTGTCGTCGTACCAGCCGGGCCCGGTCTGCGTCAGGAACGCGTTGGCGTCGCCGTCGAAGACCACGAACCACGGCCGCAGCCCGGCGTCGGCGTACTTCGACCGCGGGTCGCCGGGCGCCGCGCCGTGCACCGTCGGGAAGATCTGCGCCTCACCGACGCGTCCCGCGTCCTTGAGCGACCGCAGGTACCGCGCGTACTCGACGTCGGTCTTGAGCGTGTCCGTCGGGTTGCCCTCTTCGACCGTGCCGGGGATCACTTCGATGATCACCTTGCCCCGCAACGCGTCCAGCGACGGCCAATTGTCCGCTTTGGCCGCGTCGTCGAGCGTCGCGTACCCGCCGAGCAGGTCCGCCGGCCGGAACACCGCACCGCCGAGATGCGCCCGGACGGACGCGTCGAGTTCGTCCGGGCCGAGGCCGCGGTTGTCGGCGAACCCGGTCTTCATCTCCAGTTTGAGCGTGATCGGCTTGCTGTCCGGATGCGCACCCAGCCAGACGCGGATGTCGTCGAGGCAGTGTTCGAGGTTCTTGTTCCGCCCACCGGAATACAGCTGCGACGGCGAACTCGCCGCGACGCAGTTGTTGTTGTTCCCCAACGGGTTCGAGTGACTCACTTTCCACTCGCGAGTGATGATGTTCGGCCAGACGTCGAGTTCGATCAGCGAGGTACCGGCGTCCAGCGAACGCGCCAGATAGTCGTAGGCGCCGGTCTCGTAGGTGTTGTGGACGCCGACAGTGGTCACATGGGAGACCTTGGCGGCGTCGGCGTTCGCGATCGTTCCGGACAGCGAAGCCGCCACGATCACACCGGCGAGGGATACCGCGGGGAGGAGTTTCATCCGAGCCCTTTCGCACGCGGGAAGTGCACTGGCTCACACACTGTGCCACCGTGATCGGGTGCGGCCGAACCCCTGTTGAACCAGAAGGACCAGTGGGGAAAATGAACCCATGAGCGAGAACCCCAGCCCGCCGTCGGCGCTGACCATCGCGGGCTCCGACTCCGGCGGCGCCGCCGGTCTGCAGGCTGACCTGCGCACGTTCCTCACCTGTGGCGTGCACGGCCTGGTCGCGGTCACCGCCGTGACCGTCCAGAACACCCTCGGCGTGCACGACCGCACCGACATCCCGGCGCGGATCGTCGCCGGGCAGATCGAAGCCGTCGCCGCCGACATGGGCGTCAACGCGGCCAAGACCGGCATGCTCGCGTCGGCCGAGATCATCCACGCCGTCGCCGCCGCCTGCGACAAGGCCGAGATCGGCCGCGACGCCAAGGTGCCGTTCGTGGTCGATCCGGTCGCGGCGTCGATGCACGGGCATCCGTTGTTCGACGACGCCGGGCTGGTGGCGCTGCGTGACGAGCTCCTGCCGCGCGCGACGGTCCTCACCCCGAACCTCGACGAGGTCCGCCTGCTGACCGGCATGACCGTGACCACCCGCGAGCAGATGCACCAGGCCGCCATCGTCCTGCACCGGCTGGGACCGAAGTACGTGCTGGTGAAGAGCGGCCACCTGGTCTCCGACCCGGAATGCGTCGACGTGCTCTTCGACGGCTCCACGTTCGTCGAACTGCCGGGCGAGCGGTTCGCGACGCAGCACACGCACGGCGCCGGGGACACCATGGCGTCGGCGCTGACGGCCGGTCTCGCGAAGGGGATGTCCGTCGTGGAGGCCGCTCGCTACGGCAAGTGGTTCGTCTCACACTCGGTCGAAAACGCCTACCCCATGGGCGCGAAGGTCGGTCCGGTTTCGGCGTTTTGGCGGCTTGCGCCGGAGCACTGAGAACACGGCCGGTTACGATTCGCACCGTGACGGGACGCGAGAGGGCGGCGAAGGTCGTCGAAGACCGCCGCTTCCAGAACTTCATCATCGCGGTGATCGTCTTCAACGCCGTCACCCTCGGCCTGGAGACCTCGACCAGGATGGTCGCGGAATACGGGTCGCTGCTGCACACGGTCGACTACATCGCGCTCGGGATCTTCGTACTCGAACTGGCCGCGAAGCTCTACGCGTATCGCGCGAAGTTCTTCCGTGACCCGTGGAACATCTTCGACCTGCTCGTCGTCGGCATCGCGGTGATCCCCACGACCGGCCCGTTCGCGGTGCTGCGGGCGTTGCGGGTCCTGCGGGTGCTGCGGCTGATCTCGGTCGTGCCGTCGATGCGGAAGGTCGTCACCGGCCTGCTCGCGTCGATCCCCGGCATGGCGTCGATCGCCGCGCTCCTCGCGCTGATCATCTTCGTCGCGGGCGTGATGGCGACGAAGCTGTTCGGCACGATCTCACCGGAGAACTTCGGCGACCTCGGCACTTCGCTGTTCACGCTGTTCCAGGTGATGACCGGCGAGGCGTGGCCGGACATCGCCAAGGAGATCATGAAGGAAGCACCCATGGCCTGGGTGTTCTTCGTGGTCTACATCCTCGTGTCCAGCTTCGCGGTGCTGAACCTCTTCATCGCCGTTGTGGTCAGCGGGATGGAGGACGAGCTTCGCCAGGACATCCGCGAGGAAGAGGCGAAGCAAGCCGAGACCCAGGCTCAGGCGAACAAGGAGATCCTCGACGAGCTTCGGGCTCTTCGTGCGGAAGTCGCGGAGCTCAGCGCTCTTCGTCAGCGATGAGCGCTTCGAGCGCGGGCAGAGCCGCCGCCAAGGCCGCCTGGTGCTCCGGGGTCAGCCTGTCGAGGCGCATGCCCAGCTCGTGCACACGCGTCGAACGGACGCCGGAAACCAGCCTCGCGCCCTCTTCGGTGGCCTGCGCGAGCCAGGCCCGCCTGTCGACCGGGTCCGATTCACGGCTGACGTAGCCCGCTTCGACCAGCGAAGCGACGATCCTCGACATGGTGGCCGCGGCGACGCCTTCCTTCGCCGCGAGATCACCCAGACGGAGCTGTCCGTAGTTCACGAGCGTCGCGAGCGCGGAGATCGCGCCGTGGCCGGGTCCAGGCACGCCTGCCTGGCGCAGTGACCGTGACAATCGGCCCACCGCCAGGAACAACCTGCCCGAAACATCCTGGACCGCTGACGTGGTCACCGCTGGCTCCTCTGGGTACACGGCGGCGGGTGCGCCGCCGGAGAGTGCCGTCAACCATACGGGCTCCCCGTGCGTACTCCCGGTTAAGGCCGTGAACCGTACAAAAGGGTTATCGAGGCGGGCTCGAAGCGTGTGCCCAGAACCGCTGGGGGATCCGGCCCGCTCCGGCGGCCAGCCTGCCGGCCGTGACGGCGGCGCGCATCGCCGACGCCATCCGCTCCGGATCCGCGGCCCTGGTCACGGCGGTCGAGAGCAGGACGGCGTCGCAGCCGA
This window encodes:
- a CDS encoding MarR family winged helix-turn-helix transcriptional regulator codes for the protein MTTSAVQDVSGRLFLAVGRLSRSLRQAGVPGPGHGAISALATLVNYGQLRLGDLAAKEGVAAATMSRIVASLVEAGYVSRESDPVDRRAWLAQATEEGARLVSGVRSTRVHELGMRLDRLTPEHQAALAAALPALEALIADEER
- a CDS encoding ion transporter; the encoded protein is MTGRERAAKVVEDRRFQNFIIAVIVFNAVTLGLETSTRMVAEYGSLLHTVDYIALGIFVLELAAKLYAYRAKFFRDPWNIFDLLVVGIAVIPTTGPFAVLRALRVLRVLRLISVVPSMRKVVTGLLASIPGMASIAALLALIIFVAGVMATKLFGTISPENFGDLGTSLFTLFQVMTGEAWPDIAKEIMKEAPMAWVFFVVYILVSSFAVLNLFIAVVVSGMEDELRQDIREEEAKQAETQAQANKEILDELRALRAEVAELSALRQR
- a CDS encoding NADP-dependent oxidoreductase, which gives rise to MRVVTQQRLGGPEVLEVTETDRPAPGPTEVLVRVRAAGINPVDWKTRAYGVFMGEPPFVLGWDVSGVVEKLGVGTTHFAVGDEVLGFPWFPRQAGGYGEYVTAPARQFVRKPAGLSHEQAAGLPLAGLTAWQGLVDIADVRPGQRVLIDAAAGGVGHLAVQVAKSRGAYVLGTASAGKHDFLRELGVDEPIDYRDETATASEMDVVFGLVGEESDLRWLDAVKPGGLLIAVPGGVSEAVAAKAGKLGVRTSGMLAEPDQLGLLALTELIEKGELRVHVEQTFPLADVAKAHEVGEGGRVTGKLVLTV
- the thiD gene encoding bifunctional hydroxymethylpyrimidine kinase/phosphomethylpyrimidine kinase, yielding MSENPSPPSALTIAGSDSGGAAGLQADLRTFLTCGVHGLVAVTAVTVQNTLGVHDRTDIPARIVAGQIEAVAADMGVNAAKTGMLASAEIIHAVAAACDKAEIGRDAKVPFVVDPVAASMHGHPLFDDAGLVALRDELLPRATVLTPNLDEVRLLTGMTVTTREQMHQAAIVLHRLGPKYVLVKSGHLVSDPECVDVLFDGSTFVELPGERFATQHTHGAGDTMASALTAGLAKGMSVVEAARYGKWFVSHSVENAYPMGAKVGPVSAFWRLAPEH
- a CDS encoding winged helix-turn-helix transcriptional regulator; its protein translation is METTCEVPESPWDIYLRNCPCRDVLDLLANKWTALVLGALSRRPHRFGELRRAVGGISQKMLTQNLRALERDGLVTRTVFPTTPPTVEYALTERGSSASKLLMAVSEWSVANFDGILESRKGYDSRVLEPVG
- a CDS encoding phosphatidylinositol-specific phospholipase C domain-containing protein, giving the protein MKLLPAVSLAGVIVAASLSGTIANADAAKVSHVTTVGVHNTYETGAYDYLARSLDAGTSLIELDVWPNIITREWKVSHSNPLGNNNNCVAASSPSQLYSGGRNKNLEHCLDDIRVWLGAHPDSKPITLKLEMKTGFADNRGLGPDELDASVRAHLGGAVFRPADLLGGYATLDDAAKADNWPSLDALRGKVIIEVIPGTVEEGNPTDTLKTDVEYARYLRSLKDAGRVGEAQIFPTVHGAAPGDPRSKYADAGLRPWFVVFDGDANAFLTQTGPGWYDDNHYYVVMTDAHNVAPAIDSRAPTVDQASARAALLAKNHASVLTSDWTGLTTVLPQVLTRG
- a CDS encoding alkaline phosphatase family protein — its product is MRRTLSLLSALAAVAGLTSGVAVAAAKTPKVLVIGLDGARFDKLMAADTPNVHALVKRGSASRSSLYGSGMAPTVSGPGWSTILTGVWPDKHKVKENSFAGNDLASHPSWLARAETANPALDTYAAVDWTPIGDKILRAGQDRKFVQNGDSAGYEKTDEQVTVDAEKHLKQDKADASFVYFGQTDEAGHGHGADSAQYEASLRTDDALIGRLLAAVDARANRGGEDWLIMISADHGHTASGGHGGDSPEERMTFVIAAGGAVPAGTPAVAPKIVDIAPTVLRHLGVAAPAVYDGYPLGAAPSDVFDTAALKPRQDETGVPAGVLGWTHDAPGGWTVRNAAGMPAGVTEWQGWAFTTDDFWTRAAPGQQREANARARGVFAVADPDEWDDKGSPSSRGTFDSSLVSPGLDVAGKSTVDVSFVSHYRQEGTQRGALTASFDGGPERNVLAYGPESGTANKGGDVLSVPTSASVKVPAGARSVKLTWRLYAAGNNWYWAVDAPRLTTR